In a single window of the Citrobacter sp. Marseille-Q6884 genome:
- a CDS encoding IS5-like element IS5 family transposase encodes MSHQLTFANSEFSSKRRQTRKEIFLSRMEQILPWQNMVEVIEPFYPKAGNGRRPYPLETMLRIHCMQHWYNLSDGAIEDALYEIASMRLFARLSLDSALPDRTTIMNFRHLLEQHQLARQLFKTINRWLAEAGVMMTQGTLVDATIIEAPSSTKNKEQQRDPERHQTKKGNQWHFGMKAHIGVDAKSGLTHSLVTTAANEHDLNQLGNLLHGEEQFVSADAGYQGAPQREELAEVDVDWLIAERPGKVRTLKQHPRKNKTAINIEYMKASIRARVEHPFRIIKRQFGFVKARYKGLLKNDNQLAMLFTLANLFRVDQMIRQWERSH; translated from the coding sequence ATGAGTCATCAACTTACCTTCGCCAACAGTGAATTCAGCAGTAAGCGCCGTCAGACCAGAAAAGAGATTTTCTTGTCCCGCATGGAGCAGATTCTGCCATGGCAAAACATGGTGGAAGTCATCGAGCCGTTTTACCCCAAGGCTGGTAATGGCCGGCGACCTTATCCGCTGGAAACCATGCTACGCATTCACTGCATGCAGCATTGGTACAACCTGAGCGATGGCGCGATAGAAGATGCTCTGTACGAAATCGCCTCCATGCGTCTGTTTGCCCGGTTATCCCTGGATAGCGCCTTGCCGGACCGCACCACCATCATGAATTTCCGCCACCTGCTGGAGCAGCATCAACTGGCCCGCCAATTGTTCAAGACCATCAATCGCTGGCTGGCCGAAGCAGGCGTCATGATGACTCAAGGCACCTTGGTCGATGCCACCATCATTGAGGCACCCAGCTCGACCAAGAACAAAGAGCAGCAACGCGATCCGGAGAGGCATCAGACCAAGAAAGGCAATCAGTGGCACTTTGGCATGAAGGCCCACATTGGTGTCGATGCCAAGAGTGGCCTGACCCACAGCCTGGTCACCACCGCGGCCAACGAGCATGACCTCAATCAGCTGGGTAATCTGCTGCATGGAGAGGAGCAATTTGTCTCAGCCGATGCCGGCTACCAAGGGGCGCCACAGCGCGAGGAGCTGGCCGAGGTGGATGTGGACTGGCTGATCGCCGAGCGCCCCGGCAAGGTAAGAACCTTGAAACAGCATCCACGCAAGAACAAAACGGCCATCAACATCGAATACATGAAAGCCAGCATCCGGGCCAGGGTGGAGCACCCGTTTCGCATCATCAAGCGGCAGTTCGGCTTCGTGAAAGCCAGATACAAGGGGCTGCTGAAAAACGATAACCAACTGGCGATGTTATTCACCCTGGCCAACCTGTTTCGGGTGGACCAAATGATACGTCAGTGGGAGAGATCTCACTAA
- a CDS encoding DUF4113 domain-containing protein, with the protein MMNQSRLSPRYTSRWNVLLFIKT; encoded by the coding sequence ATGATGAATCAGTCCAGGCTGTCTCCACGATATACTAGTCGCTGGAACGTGCTACTTTTCATAAAAACCTGA
- a CDS encoding IS1-like element IS1A family transposase (programmed frameshift) encodes MASVSISCPSCSATDGVVRNGKSTAGHQRYLCSHCRKTWQLQFTYTASQPGTHQKIIDMAMNGVGCRATARIMGVGLNTILRHFKKLRPQSVTSRIQPGSDVIVCAEMDEQWGYVGAKSRQRWLFYAYDRLRKTVVAHVFGERTMATLGRLMSLLSPFDVVIWMTDGWPLYESRLKGKLHVISKRYTQRIERHNLNLRQHLARLGRKSLSFSKSVELHDKVIGHYLNIKHYQ; translated from the exons GTGGCTTCTGTTTCTATCAGCTGTCCCTCCTGTTCAGCTACTGACGGGGTGGTGCGTAACGGCAAAAGCACCGCCGGACATCAGCGCTATCTCTGCTCTCACTGCCGTAAAACATGGCAACTGCAGTTCACTTACACCGCTTCTCAACCCGGTACGCACCAGAAAATCATTGATATGGCCATGAATGGCGTTGGATGCCGGGCAACCGCCCGCATTATGGGCGTTGGCCTCAACACGATTTTACGTCACT TTAAAAAACTCAGGCCGCAGTCGGTAACCTCGCGCATACAGCCGGGCAGTGATGTCATCGTCTGCGCGGAAATGGACGAACAGTGGGGCTATGTCGGGGCTAAATCGCGCCAGCGCTGGCTGTTTTACGCGTATGACAGGCTCCGGAAGACGGTTGTTGCGCACGTATTCGGTGAACGCACTATGGCGACGCTGGGGCGTCTTATGAGCCTGCTGTCACCCTTTGACGTGGTGATATGGATGACGGATGGCTGGCCGCTGTATGAATCCCGCCTGAAGGGAAAGCTGCACGTAATCAGCAAGCGATATACGCAGCGAATTGAGCGGCATAACCTGAATCTGAGGCAGCACCTGGCACGGCTGGGACGGAAGTCGCTGTCGTTCTCAAAATCGGTGGAGCTGCATGACAAAGTCATCGGGCATTATCTGAACATAAAACACTATCAATAA
- a CDS encoding IS1-like element IS1A family transposase (programmed frameshift) — protein sequence MASVSISCPSCSATDGVVRNGKSTAGHQRYLCSHCRKTWQLQFTYTASQPGTHQKIIDMAMNGVGCRATARIMGVGLNTILRHFKKLRPQSVTSRIQPGSDVIVCAEMDEQWGYVGAKSRQRWLFYAYDSLRKTVVAHVFGERTMATLGRLMSLLSPFDVVIWMTDGWPLYESRLKGKLHVISKRYTQRIERHNLNLRQHLARLGRKSLSFSKSVELHDKVIGHYLNIKHYQ from the exons GTGGCTTCTGTTTCTATCAGCTGTCCCTCCTGTTCTGCTACTGACGGGGTGGTGCGTAACGGCAAAAGCACCGCCGGACATCAGCGCTATCTCTGCTCTCACTGCCGTAAAACATGGCAACTGCAGTTCACTTACACCGCTTCTCAACCCGGTACGCACCAGAAAATCATTGATATGGCCATGAATGGCGTTGGATGCCGGGCAACTGCCCGCATTATGGGCGTTGGCCTCAACACGATTTTACGTCACT TTAAAAAACTCAGGCCGCAGTCGGTAACCTCGCGCATACAGCCGGGCAGTGACGTCATCGTCTGCGCGGAAATGGACGAACAGTGGGGCTATGTCGGGGCTAAATCGCGCCAGCGCTGGCTGTTTTACGCGTATGACAGTCTCCGGAAGACGGTTGTTGCGCACGTATTCGGTGAACGCACTATGGCGACGCTGGGGCGTCTTATGAGCCTGCTGTCACCCTTTGACGTGGTGATATGGATGACGGATGGCTGGCCGCTGTATGAATCCCGCCTGAAGGGAAAGCTGCACGTAATCAGCAAGCGATATACGCAGCGAATTGAGCGGCATAACCTGAATCTGAGGCAGCACCTGGCACGGCTGGGACGGAAGTCGCTGTCGTTCTCAAAATCGGTGGAGCTGCATGACAAAGTCATCGGGCATTATCTGAACATAAAACACTATCAATAA
- a CDS encoding IS1-like element IS1A family transposase (programmed frameshift) encodes MASVSISCPSCSATDGVVRNGKSTAGHQRYLCSHCRKTWQLQFTYTASQPGTHQKIIDMAMNGVGCRATARIMGVGLNTILRHFKKLRPQSVTSRIQPGSDVIVCAEMDEQWGYVGAKSRQRWLFYAYDRLRKTVVAHVFGERTMATLGRLMSLLSPFDVVIWMTDGWPLYESRLKGKLHVISKRYTQRIERHNLNLRQHLARLGRKSLSFSKSVELHDKVIGHYLNIKHYQ; translated from the exons GTGGCTTCTGTTTCTATCAGCTGTCCCTCCTGTTCAGCTACTGACGGGGTGGTGCGTAACGGCAAAAGCACCGCCGGACATCAGCGCTATCTCTGCTCTCACTGCCGTAAAACATGGCAACTGCAGTTCACTTACACCGCTTCTCAACCCGGTACGCACCAGAAAATCATTGATATGGCCATGAATGGCGTTGGATGCCGGGCAACCGCCCGCATTATGGGCGTTGGCCTCAACACGATTTTACGTCACT TTAAAAAACTCAGGCCGCAGTCGGTAACCTCGCGCATACAGCCGGGCAGTGACGTCATCGTCTGCGCGGAAATGGACGAACAGTGGGGCTATGTCGGGGCTAAATCGCGCCAGCGCTGGCTGTTTTACGCGTATGACAGGCTCCGGAAGACGGTTGTTGCGCACGTATTCGGTGAACGCACTATGGCGACGCTGGGGCGTCTTATGAGCCTGCTGTCACCCTTTGACGTGGTGATATGGATGACGGATGGCTGGCCGCTGTATGAATCCCGCCTGAAGGGAAAGCTGCACGTAATCAGCAAGCGATATACGCAGCGAATTGAGCGGCATAACCTGAATCTGAGGCAGCACCTGGCACGGCTGGGACGGAAGTCGCTGTCGTTCTCAAAATCGGTGGAGCTGCATGACAAAGTCATCGGGCATTATCTGAACATAAAACACTATCAATAA
- a CDS encoding Tn3 family transposase codes for MESLPELNYGRYVAEPNDVQLARYFHLDERDLAFINQRRGRHNRLGIALQLTTARFLGTFLTDLTRVLPGVQQFVAVQLNIRRPEVLSRYAERDTTLREHTALIKEYYGYHEFGDFPWSFRLKRLLYTRAWLSNERPGLMFDFATAWLLQNKVLLPGATTLVRLVSEIRERANQQLWKKLAALPDSWQTARVTELLDIPEGQRISPLEQLKKGPVTVSGPAFTEALERYIRLRNLEFSRLSFTGLPAIQLRNLARYAGMASVKYIARMPQQRKLAVLTAFVKAQETAALDEAVDVLDMLILDITRAAKKTGQKKRLRTLKDLDRAALLLAQACSLLLAEQADDAELRETIFSSIPKSRLAESVSKVNELARPQNNNFHDEMVEQYGRVKRFLPAVLRDLHFQAAPAGEHTLSAIHYLTELNGSKKRILDDAPEHIITGPWKRLVYDAEGRIQRAGYSLCLLERLQDALRRRDIWLENSDRWGNPREKLLQGEEWQVQRVPICRALGHPTDGHKGVQQLAVQLDKTWKAVASRFEGNAEVNICHDGKYPSLTISSLEKLEEPPSLHRLNSRVRQLLPPVDLTELLLEIDARTGFTREFTHVSESGARAQDLHISLCAVLMAEACNIGLEPLIKHNIPALTRHRLSWVKQNYLRAETLVSANVRLVDFQSTLELAGRWGGGEVASADGMRFVTPVKTVNSGPNRKYFGSGRGITWYNFVSDQYSGFHGIVVPGTLRDSIFVLEGLLEQQTGLNPVEIMTDTAGTSDIIFGLFWLLGYQFSPRLADAGEAVFWRVDKSANYGALDELARGCADLSKAEYQWDEMMRAAGSLKLGTIHASELIRSLLKSSRPSGLAQAIMEVGRVNKTLYLLNYIDDEDYRRRILTQLNRGEGRHAVARAICYGQRGEIRKRYREGQEDQLGALGLVTNAVVLWNTLYMQEALSWMRRNGEETGGEDIVRLSPLMHGHINMLGHYTFTLPEDILKGELRELNFNLNNELPS; via the coding sequence TTGGAGTCATTACCGGAACTGAATTATGGTCGCTATGTTGCAGAACCCAATGACGTGCAGCTGGCGCGCTATTTTCATCTTGATGAGCGAGATCTTGCCTTCATTAACCAGCGACGGGGAAGGCATAACCGGCTGGGAATTGCGCTTCAGCTCACCACCGCCCGTTTTCTGGGCACCTTTCTGACAGATTTAACCCGGGTTCTGCCGGGTGTTCAGCAATTTGTCGCGGTGCAGCTTAATATCCGCCGTCCGGAAGTCCTTTCCCGCTACGCAGAACGGGATACCACCCTCAGAGAGCATACTGCGCTGATTAAGGAATATTACGGTTACCATGAATTTGGCGATTTCCCCTGGTCTTTCCGCCTGAAGCGCCTGCTATACACCCGTGCATGGCTCAGTAATGAGCGACCCGGCCTGATGTTTGATTTTGCCACCGCCTGGTTGCTTCAGAATAAGGTCCTGCTGCCCGGAGCAACCACACTTGTACGTCTCGTCAGTGAAATACGTGAACGGGCAAATCAGCAACTTTGGAAGAAACTGGCCGCGTTGCCGGACAGCTGGCAGACCGCCCGCGTGACTGAGCTGCTGGACATTCCTGAGGGGCAGCGAATTTCACCGCTGGAGCAACTGAAAAAGGGACCTGTCACCGTCAGCGGTCCGGCATTTACCGAAGCGCTGGAGCGGTATATCCGGCTGCGAAACCTGGAGTTTTCCCGACTGAGTTTTACCGGTCTGCCCGCTATACAACTACGTAATCTGGCCCGTTACGCAGGCATGGCGTCGGTAAAATATATCGCGCGAATGCCACAGCAGAGAAAGCTGGCCGTACTCACCGCATTCGTTAAAGCACAGGAGACTGCGGCGCTGGATGAAGCCGTTGATGTGCTCGATATGCTTATACTGGATATCACTCGTGCGGCGAAGAAAACGGGGCAGAAAAAACGGCTCAGGACGCTGAAAGATCTTGACCGTGCTGCGCTACTGCTGGCGCAGGCATGTTCATTGTTGCTAGCTGAGCAGGCTGACGATGCTGAACTGAGGGAGACCATATTCAGCAGCATACCGAAAAGTAGGCTGGCAGAATCCGTCAGCAAGGTAAATGAGCTGGCCCGGCCTCAGAACAACAATTTCCATGACGAAATGGTGGAACAGTACGGGCGGGTAAAGCGTTTTCTTCCGGCGGTATTGCGCGACCTGCATTTCCAGGCAGCGCCAGCCGGAGAACATACGCTGTCCGCCATTCATTATCTGACCGAACTGAACGGCTCGAAAAAGCGCATCCTGGACGATGCGCCTGAACATATTATTACCGGCCCCTGGAAACGCCTGGTATACGATGCGGAGGGCCGGATACAGCGTGCCGGTTACTCGCTTTGTCTGCTGGAGCGCCTTCAGGATGCACTACGCCGACGGGACATCTGGCTCGAAAACAGCGATCGCTGGGGAAATCCCCGCGAGAAGCTGTTGCAGGGGGAAGAATGGCAGGTTCAGCGGGTCCCCATCTGTCGGGCGCTGGGACATCCCACTGATGGACATAAAGGCGTGCAACAGCTGGCGGTCCAACTGGATAAAACCTGGAAAGCCGTCGCATCTCGCTTTGAAGGAAATGCGGAGGTTAATATCTGCCATGACGGTAAATATCCTTCCCTGACTATCAGCAGCCTGGAGAAACTGGAGGAGCCACCATCGTTGCATCGTCTCAACAGTCGGGTAAGGCAGCTACTCCCGCCGGTAGATTTGACGGAACTGTTGCTTGAGATAGATGCCAGAACGGGCTTTACACGTGAGTTTACGCATGTCAGTGAATCCGGGGCCCGGGCGCAGGATCTGCACATCAGCCTGTGCGCGGTCCTGATGGCTGAGGCTTGCAATATCGGGCTGGAACCGCTGATAAAGCACAATATACCGGCGCTGACGCGCCACCGGCTCAGTTGGGTGAAACAGAATTACCTCCGGGCAGAAACGCTGGTCAGCGCCAATGTCCGCCTGGTTGATTTTCAGTCCACACTGGAGCTTGCTGGCCGCTGGGGTGGCGGCGAAGTGGCTTCAGCTGACGGCATGCGCTTTGTCACGCCGGTGAAAACCGTCAATTCAGGACCTAACAGAAAATATTTTGGTTCCGGACGTGGCATCACCTGGTACAACTTCGTCTCTGATCAGTATTCTGGATTCCACGGCATCGTTGTTCCCGGCACATTACGTGATTCCATTTTTGTGCTGGAAGGCCTTCTGGAGCAGCAGACAGGGCTGAATCCGGTTGAGATCATGACAGACACAGCCGGTACCAGCGACATTATTTTTGGCCTCTTCTGGCTGCTGGGATACCAGTTTTCTCCTCGGCTTGCCGATGCCGGTGAAGCAGTATTCTGGCGGGTGGATAAATCGGCAAATTACGGTGCACTAGACGAACTGGCTCGTGGTTGTGCCGATCTGTCGAAAGCCGAGTATCAGTGGGATGAGATGATGCGAGCCGCCGGTTCGCTGAAACTGGGTACCATTCATGCTTCAGAACTCATTCGCTCTTTGCTGAAAAGCTCGCGCCCATCAGGGTTGGCACAGGCGATCATGGAAGTGGGGCGCGTCAACAAGACGCTGTACCTTCTAAATTATATTGATGATGAAGATTATCGTCGGCGGATCCTGACGCAGCTAAACCGGGGAGAAGGCCGCCATGCTGTGGCGAGGGCGATCTGCTACGGGCAGCGCGGTGAGATCAGAAAGCGCTATCGTGAAGGTCAGGAAGATCAACTGGGTGCACTGGGCCTCGTCACTAACGCAGTGGTACTGTGGAACACACTTTATATGCAGGAAGCCCTGAGCTGGATGCGCAGGAATGGAGAAGAAACCGGGGGTGAAGATATCGTCCGGTTATCCCCACTGATGCACGGGCATATCAATATGCTGGGGCATTATACGTTCACGCTACCGGAGGATATTTTGAAGGGGGAACTGAGAGAATTAAATTTTAATTTAAACAATGAATTACCTTCTTAG
- a CDS encoding DsbA family protein, with amino-acid sequence MSVLISAVIAAAGSVYITSKYFKTELPGNDEIGRVAATYLVKKPQYLLEAGKALENLNTNASLERIIPYAPALFETKETPNIGPDNAAVAVVEFFDYQCHFCMKVAPVVESVLSQSSDVKFFFKEFPIFAGSKPVSAMGAATGLHVYQTFGAEAYRKYHNNLMTSAYVFFNNQREFTLSDLDMVVNKSGFNSSFGDREKGRYENVISGNMQLGEALGINGTPGFIIMNMQKPDAATTSFIPGAVDEATLKYAIQKARGG; translated from the coding sequence GTGTCTGTTTTAATTTCTGCGGTGATTGCAGCGGCTGGCTCTGTATATATCACGTCGAAATATTTTAAAACTGAGCTCCCCGGTAACGATGAAATAGGAAGAGTCGCGGCTACCTATCTGGTAAAAAAACCCCAGTATCTGCTTGAAGCGGGTAAGGCGCTTGAGAACCTGAACACTAACGCCTCCCTTGAGCGGATCATCCCTTACGCCCCGGCTCTCTTCGAGACCAAAGAGACACCTAACATTGGACCTGATAATGCTGCCGTCGCCGTCGTCGAGTTTTTCGACTACCAGTGCCATTTCTGTATGAAGGTAGCGCCGGTCGTTGAATCCGTGTTGAGCCAGAGCAGCGATGTTAAATTCTTCTTTAAAGAATTTCCAATCTTCGCTGGTTCGAAACCCGTTTCTGCGATGGGGGCGGCAACTGGCCTGCATGTTTATCAGACATTCGGCGCTGAAGCGTATCGTAAGTACCACAACAACCTGATGACCAGTGCGTATGTATTCTTCAATAACCAGCGTGAGTTTACACTCAGTGATTTAGACATGGTTGTGAACAAATCCGGGTTCAACAGCTCATTCGGCGACCGTGAGAAAGGCCGCTATGAGAATGTCATCTCCGGAAACATGCAGTTGGGTGAAGCTCTCGGGATCAACGGAACGCCAGGGTTCATTATCATGAACATGCAAAAACCCGACGCTGCAACGACATCATTCATCCCGGGCGCTGTTGACGAGGCCACCCTGAAATATGCAATCCAGAAGGCTCGTGGTGGCTAA